DNA from Malus sylvestris chromosome 11, drMalSylv7.2, whole genome shotgun sequence:
aaagaactttttgctgttgtatttgctttagataagtttcgttcttatttacttggaacTAAAGTTATAATTTACATTGATCATGTAGCTTTGAAGTATTTGCTCACAAAGAAAGAGGCTAAGCTAAGGCTTATTAGTTGGATGTTACTTCTCCAAGAGTTTGACGTGGAAATACGAGACAAGAAagggagtgaaaacgtggtggttGATCACTTGAGTCGTTTGGTGCATGATGAGGACCCATTACCTATTCCAGAAACATTCCCAGACGAGCAATTGCTatccattaaggtaagtgagccatggtatgctgatttggtgaataaCTTAGTGACTAAACAAGCTCTAAGCACCCTCAAtaagcaccaacgtgataaacttaaaaatgatgcacaattttatgtgtgggatgacccatatttgtggaaatgtTACCCTGATCAGATTcttcgtaggtgtgtgcatgattctgaatttcATTCGATTTTAAcgttttgtcacacttatgcatgtggaggtcACTTTGGTACACAACGCATAGCACTTAAGGTTtttgaatgtggattttattagCCTACTATCTTTAgagatgctagaaccttttgcATAACCTGTGATCATTGTCAAAGAACGGGTAATATAAGTGCaaaagaccaaatgccgcagcaTCCTATATATTCTGTTgagatttttgatgtttggggcatATATTTCATGGGtcattttcctttttcacaTGGTTTCctttatatattacttgctgtggattatgtgtcgaaatgggtggaagcaaaagccacccgtactaatgattctaaagtggttgcagattttattaaaactaacatatttgcaaggtttggaatgccaagagtaTTTATAAGTGACGGAGGTTCCCAAttttgcaatcgaaccattGAGGCGTTGCTCAAGAAGTACAACGTTATGCATAAGGTCtccacaccttatcatcctcaaacaagtgggcaagACGAGGTGTCGAATggggaaatcaagcagattttggagaagacggtTGGACCAACtaggaaagattggagcttgcgtttggatgatgcattgtgggcatatcgtacggccgacaaaacaccaattgggatgtccccatttcggctcatctatgggaaaccatgtcatcttccggttgagttagagcatcgtgcacattgggccgtcaaaacaTTTAATATGGACATTGAAGCCGCTGGAATCCATAGGAAATTGCAATGGAATGAGCTTGAGGAGATTAGGAATGAAGCTTATGACAACGCTCACATCTACAAGGAGAAAACCAAGGCggcccatgacaagatgattcgtggcAAGACATTCTCTgtagggcagaaagtgttactcttCAACTCCCACCTTCGTttgtttccgggtaagttgcgttctaaatggattggaccttttgttattactaatgtttttccttatggtgcagtccaaatccaaagttTGAAGATGGGACATGAATTCAAGGTCAATGGACACCATTTGAAGCCCTACTACGAGacttttgaggagcatgtcgtgaaGGATGTACACCTTCATGCCGTTGGCCCTATTGAAGCTTGAATTGAGGTATCGTTCGGCTGAAAGATGTTAAAGCAAgcacttcttgggaggcaacccatgtgtcCAAACGAGGGCGTGATGGAATTTTAACTCCATAACCATatttgcattcttaaactctactctttattgcttttactttgccatgtttGTTATGTTTCTTAGTTGTGTCGTTTGCTTGTTtatgtgtgagtctatgtttgaaacattgaggacaatgtttggtttaactatggggggggtaaacaagtgtttttatgcaaAATTCGTGGGTTTTTTATCACCTAGCACTACTAGagttgtttttcactgtttttaagtgtttttagtgtgttttgaagtgttttagtgtgtcttgaaagaaaaatacgaaaaatttggaaaaaaatagaaaatgttttgaaaaacccaaaaagagtcgttttagagtcgtttttgtgtgtttgtgtcttagggtaccttccaacacaatgatgaggatttggtttttaattacatgactgttaaagaaagttacaaacatggatggaagtttgatatgctctttggtttatgatTTGTTGTAGTTgttgtttacgaattcacatgtaatcacaaaggagaaaatcagtttttgtaacatgcttgaaggaaggaactcaaactaacgctacaaccctgagagacttgagcctaaactttatttggagagttattaatctatgatttgttgttttctaaagtctttgcatgatctcattattctttgcttggttgctacttagaatgcgttttatcactttagttccaaatactagaactcatgcccgtttcattcaaagcttaaaattgagtgcataacatataacaagatgaagttgtttggtagttaccaccatagccaaaaagccttcatcccatgcatttgttttgtaggtttaacccctttgagccttatttagcctattttctttgttagccacattatccttacctagcctagaataggactatccatacccttgttcttaaagtatagtggagcatgacttagatgtaattccttttgattaaacatattgcagaaatcaagtgtgggggaaggatatgtacacgggtagaaaagaaaaaagaaaagaaaaaaaaaagttgtgaaataagtgagaaagaactcacaagtattggttgttgaagaaagggtccaaaaatttTGAATATGACCCTAAGTATGTACGAAATCCCCTTAGTGTTTCAAGTTATTTGCTGCATTCAAGAGTGAATTATAAgttgatttcattgctttgcttactattgctttaagaacctttgtttatcttaacctttctttgttagccaatacccttagccccattacaactcTTAGACTTCTATCTtggttgttgtgtgtttcaatctgtggagtttgggattggtatgagcatatggtatccctggttcttgtgtctaagtagtggcattccgttcatgagatcatatatatatacatgcattaataattccagaaagttCTTTTTTTGcttaaaacatatgtgagtggctagtctacatgtttacatcaatcttctcacatatacctagtatagggagtgtagtcagaaattctgtgtgaaaatagagtgtatatccggtgaggaattgaggaattctctaaggcatgttactaccatcaaaaccatgttttaattgattaaatgcgagctcgtgagtggtgactgtgattaagtatgtgctcgagagtaaggatagctaaaatcgatgtgagtagtgatttttgatatgtcatgtttcattggaaatccttgAGACAAacattggaaggtttaggtaatgttttgcttgttttgtttcttttgttttgctcgaggactagcaaaagctaagtgtgggggaatttgataggagcatatttatgcgacttagttagcctGTTTTCTTGcgttttcatagttagtttgtggttattttagtgttttaagctattttcgtgtgtttgtaggtcctaatgacaaagttggcaagaaagtacaatttggagcattttggagcagttttgggccaatAATGGATAGCTTACATATGGAGCAAGATGGaaggacgtttttgaagttcaaaaggctaggaatttgataaggagatgaagaaattaaattcaagacaaagaagataaggaatcaactcaaaagaaggaacattatccaaaaccttatccaaccttatcttatccaaactaaccttatcttatcttatcctatcctaatctcattgtggagccaaaaataatcacaaggcgacacgtggatttttgacaaaagaagacaaaactaccTTTGAGGCATAccaggattcctacgcgcaagcagcaagcaattatccctcaaccaagtcaaaagtgcccaaaataggtatcaacttaaaacctaatttattcatatatttcccatttcattatttagctaatcaattagctaaataatatacttattcctttcatatttcctaaaatcataataattgactaattaagggattaattacctaatcaatcccttaattatcaattgaaACACCCATCCAAACCTAAAACTACTAAAGTGGCCAGCCAATCCCATCAAGAAAAGTAAACCATCTTATTCTCCACCTTTTCCactattttccctttttaattaccctaattaactagccaattaattcc
Protein-coding regions in this window:
- the LOC126590309 gene encoding uncharacterized protein LOC126590309; protein product: MDIEAAGIHRKLQWNELEEIRNEAYDNAHIYKEKTKAAHDKMIRGKTFSVGQKVLLFNSHLRLFPVQIQSLKMGHEFKVNGHHLKPYYETFEEHVVKDVHLHAVGPIEA